The genomic stretch CGGAAACTCAAGAATAATTAAGTTTTATTAATTAGTTAAAAATACGTCTTGCTTGGAAGGGAGCTCAAATAGGAATGAGTTATTCTTAAGCCTTTTCGTGAATTTAATAGTTATCGTCAGTTAGTAAAAAGTCAGCGGTTGCGTTGTTTCTCAACACCCCTTCTCAATCGGTGACTCCAATTAGGGTACGAAGAATCTTGAACCGAGTGGAATCTAAGGACTTAGTCAATATATCCGCTTGTTGATCCATGGTACTGATTGGTTCAATCTGTATGATTCTAGCTGCTAAATTGTCTCGAACAAAGTGATGTTTAATATCTATGTGTTTAACACGTTTTGACTCCGGGTTTCGTGCCATCCCAATACATCCTCTGTTGTCCTCGTAGATAGGAACTGGCCCAGCTTTACAATTGAAGGTCCTCAAGTAACCCCTTCAGTAATATAGCTTCCAAAACTGCCGCACTCAAAGCGACATATTCCGCCTCGCTTGAAGATGTCTATACTGTGGTTTAGCCTTCAAGTAACGAACTGTCCGCTTCAGTGTCTTTCAATGATTTTCCGTAGGGCACTGGAACCGACCTAAATAGCTTACCGGGAAACACAGATCCGGCCGCACGCAAAGCATCTGATACATTACACTTCCTAATATTTTCCTGTATGGCTTAGTAGTCCGAGAACCTTCCCGATTCAGTTGGAGGCCTTTCTCCATGGGAGTCTTCACGGGGTTGCATTCCGACATACCAAACTCTGTCAGGATTTTTAATGCATTGGTTTCCTGTGATAACTTCAGCTTTCCGCTCTGTTATAATCTATTTTCATACCCAAGAAATGTTTTGCAGTACCACAGTCGGACATCTCGAATTCAGCTGACAGGTGCTGCTTCAATTTCTTGATTGTGGACATTTTTCGGCCAACTATGAGAACATCATCCACGTAGATCACCATAAAAATCTCATCACTTTCGGTAGTTGAAGTATATAAACAGTAATCTCGTCTTGATCGTGTAAATCCTAGTTTGAGCAGCACCGAATTTAGCCTCTCGTTCCAGCCACGTGGTGATTGCTTCAACTTATATATCGACTTTTTTAGTTTGCAAACGGTATTGGAGCCAGCAACTACACCTTCAGGAACTTCGATGTAAAGGTCCTCTTTCAGGTCACCGTGGAGAAAAGCCGTTTTAACATCATGGACGATGGATGGAAACTCAAGAACATTAAGTTTTAATAATTAGTTAAAAATACGTCTTGCTTGGACGGGAGCTCAAATAGGAATGAGTTATTCTAAAGCCTCTTCGTGAATTTAACAGTCATCGTCAGTTAGTAAAAAGTCAACGGTTGCGTTGTTTCTCAAcgctctgcttacgtcagtttcgcACACGTAAGGTGTATGGGAAATTGTCATTAaaggtatttcgagcagttcgttattcttcatttaaaaatcgaaagacaacgatatacattttttaaaaatcacgttttgctcagaaaattgaactctttcaactgatataaaaaagcagaaaaccgtgtaagactttaggacccaattttaaacagtttacgtgtgctgcATATTTTATgtatctactaacgcctaatgaatcaaagttgcaaaattggatcgtccgagaaatactataaataaatgaatgagtgttttggcgtactttgaagtgcaaatctcaCATTACGTGTTTAATTtattgatacctcaaaaaaagaaaacagctcatatcaaatttgtaccggaaaaagttgtcctgatctTCAACCacgaccaaatggtaaccccCCTCCCCAGGTTTATATTAAaagcagagtaggcagtgtgactttgcactcacttgagttggatttgagtaacaactgcataaaaatcgaattgcaatgaaattcgcGACGAGTTTGCTGTAACAGTTtgttgtcctttgaaagcataaattcaatctaaaaacaGGATCATCTGCATCGTGaaatacatcgtgcactgttGCCATAGCATGCATTTAAACGCAATTGGTCAGAATATGCGTTGCAACTAAAACAACAAGTGGATTCAAATTGAACTCAAACCTTTACATGAATTTATGCGAAAATCGTAAGGGACTGCTATGCTTTATGAGCAGATAACGTTATAGTTAATTCAATCATGGTCAATATTTATCTGAAATCACTCATTTTTTCATGTATGTTTTACTTTTCGTTTTTCAGTTCGATCAACCAAAGATTAATCCAATGTGCGGCTTATGAAAGCAGGTCATTGTACTAAACCCAATTAACGCGTTTTTAATCACTGTGGTTAATGCTTCTGTTGCTAAGAAGATTGACGAAAACGACCAAACCGATCTAACAAACGTATTTAATATGGTTTTAAATATATTCGAAAGTTTAtgtcaaaataacaaaatattttaaaattaccaaatttaaaattaatactACCAAATTGCAAATTCATACAGAAATCCTGTTTGCAATTGCTACTGACATATTTCTAATTTTTGTTGTCGGTTctgcacattttttaaatttattcacagcttgtttgacagctactgactttttgttatatgcacctGTTCGAAAAGCATTAATGATTATTAATCATAGATTATTTCTAAAGTATGGTGCCATTCATTCTCGTTGCGCAGAATGAGAGTAGAATCTCTTACTCTTACCTATGCTGGGTCCAGCTAAACTTGAGTTGCAGATAGTTTTAGCTTCTTTGTGGCGATCTAGACAAATTGACAATATGAACATAGTAAATAAAAAGAATCAGAATTAGTGTGACCACAACATTGTCGTAATGAATTTAACACATGCCGCTGGATACGAAAGTTACAAATGCATTATGTGTGAAATGTAAGCGCAACATATCAATATGCTAAACAAAAACAGTATGAAAATGTAGTTTGTCAACAAGTGCTACAATGACTATAAACTAGTGGGGAAGAACTAAAAGAACAGCAGGAGAAACAACATGTATCGTTGAACGTGTAGGGAGTGAAACGAAATTATTGCAAATGTCGATTTGAGTATTGCAATTGTTTTGGGTATAATAGATCAATTTAATAGTAAAAATACAGTTCAAAACTATAAACGTACCAGTTATAGTAATTCAGAGTATTAAAACAAACAAGTGCATGCTATTCAATTTCTCGAAACgagaaataataaatataaaacagATTTCCGAAAGGAATATAAGTATTATATAAAAAACTTTTTCGATAAAAATAACATACTGGTAGCAAAGTGAATTAAACTACATATTCGTGATCGCTGATGACTCGTATGCCGTGTTCGGTGAAAACAAACTTTATCATATCGTCGTAACTTTTCGATGGGCTTATTCGATCTGCAGTGGTCAATGGAGAATCACTATCAACCGGCTGCATTTTCTGCGTATTCATGGTTGCCATTTTTGTTCCCTTTATATTGGGAtcagaaatgatacccagtTTTAGGTATTCAAGTTTGGATTGCGTGTCTTTACATGTGCTTTTATTGCACGAAACATTTTTGGTTGGTGAAACTTGTGCTCTAGCCTTATTAGCGGTGCTGCGAGGATCATTTTCCAATGCACTGCTCGAGCCACCCACCTTATCGTCTGTTGAATGATAAACGAAAGCATCGAGAGTACTGACTGCTGTTGAAGGATTTAATCCTGAAGCCACGGTTGTTGTTTTAACCTGTACTGCTCCTCCCGGATGAGACATTATTCCGCGTGCGCTCTTAGATGAGATGTTCTTATCACTGTTTTCTGCAGTACAACAGAACACTCTATTTAAAGTCGTTCGTGGGAGATCAGTTTCGTCCATAGACTCCAAAGTATTAAGTGTGTTCAACTCGTTTTGACATTTGATATATATTGCATCATCATTAACCGGAGATATTGGTGAAATATTCATCGTTTCTTCTCCGACGTTAGTTGATAGAATGAATTTGCTAATGTTGGTTCATATTCAAACAATGGAGGCACAGACATGCGAAATTGAAAGTTTTGTTACGTTATGTTATATTAAGTGGAAATATGCAATGTGAGATTAATTCATTGATTGAAGAGGCTTTTCAAATGAGATCTTGAACAAATTAACTAATATATACTACAAACCTTCCGGTTGTTCCGTATAGTCGATATTTTTTAATGTATTCAATTATGTAATCATCCATCAAATATTTAACTGATAATCCTCGGTTGAGTAATCGGCGAACCAGAGTCGAACTTACATCATTTGCAACCCAGTTTGTAACAATAGTAATGTTTCGCTATAGAAAAAATGAATTAAACTAACATATTTCGTCGAAGATATTTAAACATACCCTGTATCGACTAAGGATATCTGAGTTGAAAATAAACTGCTCTGGATTAGAACCAGCCCGCGAAATTACAACAATTCCATGCTGACCGACAATAGCCTCTATGTCTTCCTCTTTCCACAAACCAGGTGTTGCAAAAGATTCCAAAAGATCTGCACCACACAATAATTTTAGCTGTACATGCTTAGTGACTTTTCCTAAGTCTGCCGGAATCCAGGCAGGAATATCTTGTTCGTTTATATTACTCGAGTCCTTTAATAGAGAATTTATGTAATTCTGCAAGTATAACAGATGTTCAGAATACATTACAAATTGAGGTGATTTCATATTTGCGGTGGTGCCCACCAGAACACTTTTTCTGTATTGTTTTAAAAAGTGTGGCATCCGAATTGAACAGAGTTGGATAATATCAACACTGCAAATGTTGTCAATACATAAAAAAGATAACTTAAGCAACCTCTAAAAATGTTCGTTTATCCGATACAAGGGATGGTGTAGTgtcaccgcaaaaacgaaaacgatatAGGTAATCACACCTGGTGATATTGAAGCGTAAGTCTTGTCCTGGTCCATTCCTCTTGTTGTATTTCCCAATCCGATAGTCGTATCCAGTCGGAAGACTGCAAAGATAATCTCAGCATTGCACATCGATGTGTAGCAGAAACAAGTCCTTTTTTTCCATATGAATCGTGAACAGGAGATACTATGCCCCCTACAACATGTCCATATCCCATTTGGTTGAAATGATCCCGTgcaatttcttaaaaaaaatacaataaatttgTATGCAAAATGCTCTAAACATATTATTTACCAAACATTCGAAAGTGCATGGGTGTCGGTGGGCTGAATGAACCGCATGCAATTAACATAATTTTCGACGAGGATGTCATTCTCATTTGTGCAGGTTCCGCGGCTTGTATTCCTTTTTAAAtattactttattagatttgaATTAAAATTTGCAAACTAACTAAAATATTTAGCgaagaaatttatttattcaatgtTTACTGATTGTTTACGTTGATGGTTGATATAtgtccaagtatgatgacagttctacaaggtatgctattcacgtcaatgcattagtattagtgatcgttttCCAATTatccaatttttttccaattttgtatgaaatttgaaatgattttgcattttaaactaaacttctAAAAcaaactttcctgaaaagtaatagaaatgatgttgaaacatgttttatttgtgggggatacataaacatgctgcggtttaggtaaaatatgctagttttcatcaatttgccggtaacctttttgcacttttcgtttttttcttgtactctaatagcgcttctaaatagagtcgcttatgttttatacagtaacaaaagtcatgagctatgacaatgactaagatccaactattagaaatatagcatttttatatattttatttcgacatattgtcgc from Wyeomyia smithii strain HCP4-BCI-WySm-NY-G18 chromosome 3, ASM2978416v1, whole genome shotgun sequence encodes the following:
- the LOC129727175 gene encoding uncharacterized protein LOC129727175 isoform X3, giving the protein MPHFLKQYRKSVLVGTTANMKSPQFDSSNINEQDIPAWIPADLGKVTKHVQLKLLCGADLLESFATPGLWKEEDIEAIVGQHGIVVISRAGSNPEQFIFNSDILSRYRRNITIVTNWVANDVSSTLVRRLLNRGLSVKYLMDDYIIEYIKKYRLYGTTGSKFILSTNVGEETMNISPISPVNDDAIYIKCQNELNTLNTLESMDETDLPRTTLNRVFCCTAENSDKNISSKSARGIMSHPGGAVQVKTTTVASGLNPSTAVSTLDAFVYHSTDDKVGGSSSALENDPRSTANKARAQVSPTKNVSCNKSTCKDTQSKLEYLKLGIISDPNIKGTKMATMNTQKMQPVDSDSPLTTADRISPSKSYDDMIKFVFTEHGIRVISDHEYVV
- the LOC129727175 gene encoding nicotinamide/nicotinic acid mononucleotide adenylyltransferase 3 isoform X2, which gives rise to MRMTSSSKIMLIACGSFSPPTPMHFRMFEIARDHFNQMGYGHVVGGIVSPVHDSYGKKGLVSATHRCAMLRLSLQSSDWIRLSDWEIQQEEWTRTRLTLQYHQDSSNINEQDIPAWIPADLGKVTKHVQLKLLCGADLLESFATPGLWKEEDIEAIVGQHGIVVISRAGSNPEQFIFNSDILSRYRRNITIVTNWVANDVSSTLVRRLLNRGLSVKYLMDDYIIEYIKKYRLYGTTGSKFILSTNVGEETMNISPISPVNDDAIYIKCQNELNTLNTLESMDETDLPRTTLNRVFCCTAENSDKNISSKSARGIMSHPGGAVQVKTTTVASGLNPSTAVSTLDAFVYHSTDDKVGGSSSALENDPRSTANKARAQVSPTKNVSCNKSTCKDTQSKLEYLKLGIISDPNIKGTKMATMNTQKMQPVDSDSPLTTADRISPSKSYDDMIKFVFTEHGIRVISDHEYVV
- the LOC129727175 gene encoding nicotinamide/nicotinic acid mononucleotide adenylyltransferase 3 isoform X4, which codes for MRMTSSSKIMLIACGSFSPPTPMHFRMFEIARDHFNQMGYGHVVGGIVSPVHDSYGKKGLVSATHRCAMLRLSLQSSDWIRLSDWEIQQEEWTRTRLTLQYHQNYINSLLKDSSNINEQDIPAWIPADLGKVTKHVQLKLLCGADLLESFATPGLWKEEDIEAIVGQHGIVVISRAGSNPEQFIFNSDILSRYRRNITIVTNWVANDVSSTLVRRLLNRGLSVKYLMDDYIIEYIKKYRLYGTTGSKFILSTNVGEETMNISPISPVNDDAIYIKCQNELNTLNTLESMDETDLPRTTLNRVFCCTAENSDKNISSKSARGIMSHPGGAVQVKTTTVASGLNPSTAVSTLDAFVYHSTDDKIATKKLKLSATQV
- the LOC129727175 gene encoding nicotinamide/nicotinic acid mononucleotide adenylyltransferase 3 isoform X1, which encodes MRMTSSSKIMLIACGSFSPPTPMHFRMFEIARDHFNQMGYGHVVGGIVSPVHDSYGKKGLVSATHRCAMLRLSLQSSDWIRLSDWEIQQEEWTRTRLTLQYHQNYINSLLKDSSNINEQDIPAWIPADLGKVTKHVQLKLLCGADLLESFATPGLWKEEDIEAIVGQHGIVVISRAGSNPEQFIFNSDILSRYRRNITIVTNWVANDVSSTLVRRLLNRGLSVKYLMDDYIIEYIKKYRLYGTTGSKFILSTNVGEETMNISPISPVNDDAIYIKCQNELNTLNTLESMDETDLPRTTLNRVFCCTAENSDKNISSKSARGIMSHPGGAVQVKTTTVASGLNPSTAVSTLDAFVYHSTDDKVGGSSSALENDPRSTANKARAQVSPTKNVSCNKSTCKDTQSKLEYLKLGIISDPNIKGTKMATMNTQKMQPVDSDSPLTTADRISPSKSYDDMIKFVFTEHGIRVISDHEYVV
- the LOC129727175 gene encoding nicotinamide/nicotinic acid mononucleotide adenylyltransferase 1 isoform X5 translates to MRMTSSSKIMLIACGSFSPPTPMHFRMFEIARDHFNQMGYGHVVGGIVSPVHDSYGKKGLVSATHRCAMLRLSLQSSDWIRLSDWEIQQEEWTRTRLTLQYHQNYINSLLKDSSNINEQDIPAWIPADLGKVTKHVQLKLLCGADLLESFATPGLWKEEDIEAIVGQHGIVVISRAGSNPEQFIFNSDILSRYRRNITIVTNWVANDVSSTLVRRLLNRGLSVKYLMDDYIIEYIKKYRLYGTTGRSPQRS